From a single Tachypleus tridentatus isolate NWPU-2018 chromosome 6, ASM421037v1, whole genome shotgun sequence genomic region:
- the LOC143252519 gene encoding twist-related protein 2-like, which translates to MSPATAMTDDQLSISLSNFPVTELSRTSNATLLSYPTDHRTLGQPEFSLSQIPPVTTFLTHTAQHYDQHCGEKVMCAIKTELSSPVFSGRCIDHPQDQRKRRYRKCPGGGSRDEIFEPARSRKRSCQSLEEMQSQRVLANVRERQRTQNLNEAFAALRKIIPTLPSDKLSKIQTLKLATRYIDFLYQVLRKDEQDVKLTSSCSYVAHERLSYAFSVWRMEGAWAGH; encoded by the coding sequence ATGTCCCCCGCCACAGCGATGACAGATGACCAGCTGAGTATCTCTCTTAGTAACTTCCCTGTTACAGAACTGTCACGTACCTCCAACGCCACCTTGTTGAGCTACCCTACTGACCATCGAACTCTTGGCCAGCCTGAATTTTCTCTCTCTCAAATACCGCCTGTCACAACCTTTCTCACACATACCGCACAACACTATGATCAGCATTGTGGAGAGAAGGTAATGTGTGCCATAAAAACAGAATTGTCTTCCCCTGTGTTCAGTGGACGATGTATTGATCATCCACAAGATCAACGTAAACGCCGCTACAGAAAGTGTCCCGGAGGAGGAAGCAGGGACGAGATCTTTGAGCCTGCCAGGTCGAGGAAACGAAGCTGTCAGAGTTTAGAGGAGATGCAGAGTCAGCGAGTGCTGGCTAATGTGCGAGAGAGACAGCGCACGCAGAATCTGAACGAGGCCTTTGCGGCGCTTCGAAAGATCATCCCAACCCTTCCCTCCGATAAGCTAAGTAAAATACAGACACTGAAGTTAGCCACTCGCTACATTGACTTTCTGTACCAAGTTCTCAGGAAAGACGAACAGGACGTCAAGCTGACTAGCTCGTGCAGCTACGTGGCCCACGAAAGACTCAGTTATGCCTTCTCCGTGTGGCGAATGGAGGGAGCTTGGGCAGGACATTAG